One window of Oreochromis niloticus isolate F11D_XX linkage group LG23, O_niloticus_UMD_NMBU, whole genome shotgun sequence genomic DNA carries:
- the pou3f3b gene encoding POU domain, class 3, transcription factor 3-B: MATAASNPYLPTNSILSSGSIVHSDSGGGGMQPGSAAVTSGSGGYRGDPTVKMVQSDFMQGAMAASNGGHMLSHAHQWVTSLPHAAAAAAAAAVAAAEAGSPWSSSPVGMTGSPQQQDVKGSGRDDLHTGTALHHRPPHLAPHQTHAGSWGSTTAAHINSISGGQQQQQSLIYSQPGGFTVNGMLSPGGQSLVHPGLVRGNTPDLDHGSHHHHHHHQHPHHQHHGGGAGGGVNSHDPHSDDDTPTSDDLEQFAKQFKQRRIKLGFTQADVGLALGTLYGNVFSQTTICRFEALQLSFKNMCKLKPLLNKWLEEADSSTGSPTSIDKIAAQGRKRKKRTSIEVSVKGALESHFLKCPKPSAQEISSLADNLQLEKEVVRVWFCNRRQKEKRMTPPGVAQTPEDVYSQVGNGHFLVDYLKDDASEASDQRVTTTSSFHQVILAH; this comes from the exons ATGGCCACCGCGGCTTCCAATCCTTATCTCCCCACCAATAGCATCTTATCGTCCGGCTCCATCGTGCACTCTGACTCCGGAGGTGGTGGCATGCAGCCGGGCAGCGCTGCGGTTACCTCCGGGTCTGGGGGCTACAGAGGGGACCCCACGGTCAAGATGGTTCAGAGTGACTTTATGCAGGGCGCCATGGCAGCGAGCAACGGGGGGCACATGCTGAGCCATGCCCACCAGTGGGTGACGTCCCTCCCGCACGCCGCCGCGGCTGCAGCGGCGGCCGCTGTGGCCGCGGCGGAAGCCGGGTCCCCCTGGTCGTCGAGCCCGGTCGGGATGACGGGCAGCCCGCAGCAGCAGGACGTGAAAGGATCCGGCAGAGACGACCTGCACACGGGCACTGCTCTACACCACAGGCCCCCCCACCTAGCTCCCCATCAGACTCACGCCGGGAGCTGGGGCAGCACCACGGCGGCTCACATCAACTCCATCTCCGgggggcagcagcagcagcagtcgcTCATCTACTCCCAGCCCGGAGGCTTCACTGTCAACGGCATGCTGAGCCCGGGCGGACAGAGCCTGGTGCACCCAGGGCTGGTGAGGGGGAACACCCCGGACCTGGACCACGGCagccaccaccatcaccaccaccaccagcatccGCACCACCAGCACCACGGAGGCGGAGCAGGCGGAGGTGTCAACAGCCACGACCCGCACTCGGACGACGACACGCCGACCTCGGACGACCTGGAGCAGTTCGCCAAGCAGTTCAAGCAGCGGAGGATCAAGCTGGGCTTCACGCAAGCAGACGTGGGCCTGGCTCTGGGCACCCTGTACGGGAACGTCTTCTCGCAGACCACCATTTGCAGGTTCGAGGCTCTGCAGCTCAGCTTCAAGAACATGTGCAAGCTGAAGCCTTTGTTGAACAAGTGGCTCGAGGAGGCCGACTCTTCCACGGGCAGCCCTACCAGCATCGACAAGATCGCGGCGCAAGGGAGGAAGCGAAAGAAGCGCACGTCCATCGAGGTGAGCGTCAAGGGGGCTCTGGAGAGCCACTTTCTGAAATGCCCCAAGCCCTCGGCCCAGGAGATCAGCAGCCTGGCGGACAACTTGCAGCTGGAGAAGGAGGTGGTTAGAGTGTGGTTTTGCAATAGGAGACAGAAGGAAAAACGGATGACGCCCCCGGGAGTGGCGCAGACGCCGGAGGATGTGTACTCTCAGGTCGGCAAT gGGCATTTTTTAGTAGATTACTTAAAAGATGATGCAAGTGAAGCGAGCGACCAGAGGGTGACAACCACAAGTTCATTCCACCAGGTAATTTTGGCGCATTGA